The Aedes albopictus strain Foshan chromosome 2, AalbF5, whole genome shotgun sequence region aatcgacaaaatggtcacttacacccctttgattctgggcccctcaactgTTCTCGAGTGAGAACAGTTTGGTAAAAGAAAGAAAAACTTCAGCGCCAGATTCCGATTTTCGTCGATCCACTATCGCATCGGTCCCGAAACCCGACTCTGAAGCGGCGCATCGCCAAATTCTTTCAGTTTCAGCATACAAAACGTGGTAGGTCTGATCATTGGACGTCAATTCCCGTGCAATCGGTAAATTCATCGGATTGCAGACACTAATAAACAAGTTTTTTCCCGAGTTAATTTAACTTTTCCTCCAATATAAAAGCTGCAGCAGCAACAGGAGCTGTCAGAAGCAGTCAATTTTATTATCATTTTATGGAGCACTCGAAGAGCTCTACAAGGAGATACCAATTCGCCTAGAGGACAACTTGTGAAGTACAACAGGTTTTAAGAGAATCTTATAATCAGTTCTCCAAGACTATCATAGGACGATGCGAATCATGCGGAGATCGTTGCACAACCGAGCATATAATAAGCAACTGTCCAGCTTTCGAAGATCTCAGGAGGATCCACGACATCACCAACGTGGTCAGGGCGCTTCAAAATGATTAATCATTCGAAAGACAATTGATCAATTTTTTACAAGATGCAAGAATGTAAAGCCTGCGCAGTTTAGAATCGGTACACcatcaaccggctgcagatcaaaaacggtttgacctagaaaaaaatgttgtaagaagcaaatgaagattatttattttattttgtaggAAACATATGAAAAATTCAGTTTTTCAGCTTTCCACCTgctgaaattcatgccattttattctgcacaaaccaataatcgccaacatttgcaaatttctcagcttACGGGTTGATATTTCCACTAGAAACAGAATTATATTCAccaaagatatgctcaaaacaagttacgacattaaactcttgacaaatatggtttacAAGACCATAATAGACTTAttgccttattgtccattcacgctatattccaagcataattttactcaaagtaattttttatgaaaacatattttcttggatcgttttttggatctacaattccccaattcaagtggcccaacttaatttatatcgaaacctggattatttttcgaATTATTAgtagttttccctcacagtagtcggaaattaacagtcataacgCTAACTCCTCATTATAAGCCTAAAATTAAATAGTTTTCATGGATGAAACACTTAAaccaaatctatatatatatatatatatatatatatatatatatatatatatatatatatatatatataatgagtttgaagtccctttgaggcaacaaaactcacaaacaggtggatcgatcaggatgactcttgcatggtttgattcgtattcatggtggctgtgtttataagtagtaaaagttgagaaaatcaaataaaaaagtaggaaaattgtgaaattactgattttttttatgatttgggaagaaattcaacacgatcgaaataaaaccaatctagagtgcggtgctgcaatgaccttaacagttgtcaaaccaccacaaccgggcaagacaaagtttgccgggacagctaataGATTATAAAACTATAGATGCAATTCTATGATCACAGATAAAAAACTGAGTAGAttctgttttattaaaaaaaaaatcgttagatatttcacgccatcaaaacacatccaatgaatatcgtcagcaatagtccatacagctttcgagccacgattatttatattgttctgcatcaaatcattggtttcttgtatactaatactattcgtatagtatccttcccgtatgcgtatttgtcgaactaaagtttatgcgaaaacaacttttttgaccttaaatatctatgcaagcctttaATTTTCCataaggcttaccatagctatattggaaattttaaaacacttatggaatattttacctcccttaatcaacaatcataataccaacaactattctatactgcgtaattggtgggttaggtaattatatattcctccACAAATCTTGAatttgacaatgattggtttttgctcaatgtgtgcagaaaaaactggcactattttcGAATTCAGATgtactataaaatataaaaacagaaaattttatatttttcctagaatctacaatagataagcttcgaTTGCTTCTTACaatacttttttccaagtgacaccgtttttgagcggcagccggttgaaagtgtaccgattctaaagtgcgcaggctttatgacAGTATTTTAACTATCTTGGGCAATCTCGGGTCGACTGTTCCAGTGCCGTAAGCCCTATCTTCAAACCTCCCAGCAGAGACACTATTCCTTTTTACCTCGTCGGGGTTTCCTGGCTTGCAAAGGGTGGCTTTGAGTCACCTAGAGGTGGTCAGGCAATGCTTTGTTCGAAAACACATCCCCACGCGAAACACTCAAAACTCCTGGGCAGCCTGAGAATTTTATTCTGGTGTCCTAAGTCCCATCCCAAACCACCCTAACTTTCTTTTTGCCTCGTCGGAGCATCCTGGCCTTCAATGCGCGATTGGATGCCACCCGTTGGTTGATCCGGCTCTGCCTCGTTCGAAAAAATCACTCCCACTTGCAACTTACCgatcaatctatatatataaaaatgtagtggcatacgtgggaccgcgcataacttgcaaacggaggtcccgatttgggtcgtctttgttttgttctgttagttttctccCAAGGTAGGTTTATGAAgcataaaacatggacaaattgagaggttttgaaaatcgattcttcatacattttgaacggggacttgggcttggctaaagacttgaaaagtcaaaaaacgcagtaggcaagacaaagtttgtcggaTACAGCTAGTAATGCTATAAAATTGGAATACGAGATGGAAAATGCTCTGGAAACCCCCGCTAGTAATTAACTGACAGTTTATCTTTTGTAAAGACGGCTCGTACCAGAAACTAGATGTAAGAAGAATTAAGTAAGCTTATATTCTTCGATTCCGTTATAAACCTTGTAGTCTGCTGACGCCCTTAAGGCATCTCCAGGTTTTTCCTATtcatttggagatgaaccagcctcgggctgaaaatctgcctaataaagctaataataataataataataactatcaTAGAATGGGCTTCTTtcatcttatggcgggtttatggttgtgtTGACGCAGTTATGCAGAGTAATTCGGTTTATGTGTGGTTTTAAAGAATAGGTGTTGAAGAGTTCTTCAAAAGcaatataaaattaattttgttacttgggatgggcttcagaagaaactgcggtctaaaaatAATCAGGATTCTTATGATGCAGGTGGTTCTCTACGAATATGAGACTTGGAGCCATGCTCGAGGAAGACTTGCAAGCACTTGGAATGTTCGGGCGACGAATGCTAAGGACAATCTTTTTgcggcatgcaggagaacggtgtgcagCTGTGAAGCGCTCTACGATGAATCCAGCAGCAGCCAGAAGGTTGGCAAAATCGAAAGTATACGGTGGACAGGGTGTTACCAAGAACGTAACCCTTGCAAGTTGGTGTTCGCTATTGATCCGGTTGGCATAAGAAGACGTTGATCGCAGAAAGCACTAATGgtggaccaggtgaagcgtgagaggggcccatatagccacaactGCAAAGGCGTAGGTATTCAGCAtgcccatgctgagggtgatgagtTCGATTCACGGTCGGtgcaggaactttttgtaatggaaatttcaTTGCCTtctttgagcatagagtatcttcgtgcccgcCAAACGGCGAAATGGCCATTGATATAGGAAGCTCTCaggtaataactgtggaactgttCTTAGAACACTATCCTGGTAAGCAGACTTTGTGTCAGTGGTAACGTTACactaagaagaaaaataagtggAGCGTGATTTGGGCGTAACCGAAGACAAGGCGTGGCAGCCGTAAACCGAGAATTGTCACTACTTTTGTTTGTTGATTGTTGATTATGCATTGCCCTAATTGTAATGTAGTGCAAATAAATTTAAATGGCACAATCAGAGAAACCGAAATGTGTAATTTTCTAAAAAGTAAGATATATTTCAACTGAAAATGAAATGAGTAAGGGTTCATCCCCAATTATTGCACACTTCATGTTTTCTTATGACATAGCGAGTTTTTAagtcgtgcaacaattggcgatttactctACTTTGCTTTCAAAAAGAATTGAAATGGAACCCGAAATATTCAGTTAAAGATTTTAAAAGCTACTGATTTGTCGTAAATCCACAATCACGAATTGCCTCAGAAAGCTGCCAAGTCATCAATGTTATTCTAACGATATCCACGAAGTCATTTTTCTTCCCAGTCTTCCCAGTCATGCAAAAACAAGGAATACCTAGTTTGTAAACATCTCCAACGTGATTTATTTGCCGGCTATCGAGTGTTCCTGATTGGCTTGTCTTATTCAAGGTCATTGCGATGGTTGACGCGGCGTATGAAGCATATGTGAGGGCGGTAAAGAAGATAGGTACACCAAGATTTGGTAACAAAGCAGAGCAGGTTGATGGAAGCAATCCTGAATTATGATCGAACTCTGTGTCATGACGTTGGTTTCGGCGTCGAATTCAATTATGAGAACGAATTATGTGTAAAGGAGGGACTTGCAAAATCTGCTTAAATCTGACAAATTGATTGAATGATGGCTTTTGTTGCTCGATCAGACGATGGATGGACAAACGAACACTCACCATTATAGAGCCGTTATGCAATCCAGAATATCCGCACCAAAATCGAAGGACAAATATCAGTCAAACCAGAGTTGACCAGACCATACCATGTACATGGCGACCGGTTGAAGGCAGTGTGTAATTTTGCCAAATTTGCCCGAAGATGTCAAGTCTGATGGTGTTGAAACCGAGGCAATTGAACAGCTGATTTGCGTTGACCCGTACTGATCGTTTCGGAGAGCCACCATCAAATAACAATCGGTTTCCCACCAGCTGGTAGTTTAGTCTGCTGGATGGACAGCTTACCGGACAATGGCGAGCAAACTGACGGAGCGTGAGTTGGAAGCATTCGGTACCTACATGCACGCACCCGACGCCGCGCCGCCGACCAGCTGGAATGTTGCTGGAAGCACGCTTTGTAGTGCCCCTAGGTATAGAACTAGCGCGTCGAGGTAAAAAGTTAACCTTTTTTCAAACGCGCGTGAAATCCTTGGTTAACGGGTGAATCTTGCTTGGGGTTCGTATACGACGTTATTGTAATGATAACTAATAATTAGTATAAAAGTGCTAGAAGATGTTTCGGGAAGGCATAGTTCTGTAGTGCATCTGCATCAGTGAAGCATCAGTGCAATACTTGGTTAGTCGTTTTTCGCCCCTTTCAGAGTGATTATCTTTAACTGAAATATCTTGATTTTTGGACAGAATTCGTTTCAAAATGAAGATCTTCATCGTGGCAGTTTTGGCTCTGTTTGCCCTGGTTTCGGCTCAGGAAGAGCAGTACACCACCAAGTACGACAATATCGACGTCGAAGAAATCCTGAAATCAGACCGTCTGTTCAACAATTACTACAAGTGTCTGATGGATGAGGGCCCCTGCACTCCGGATGGTAACGAACTGAAACGTATCCTGCCGGAAGCTCTGCTGACTAATTGTGCCAAGTGCAGCGAGGCTCAACGGGCTGGTGCCATCAAGGTCATCAACCACATCATCGAAAATCGTCCGGAACAGTGGAAGGCTTTGCAGGCCAAGTACGATCCGGACAACGTCTATATTGAGCAGCTCCGTGCCGAAGCGGAGCAAACCGGGACCACCCCATAGGGGGATTTCCACTCGGATGAAGTGATGAGTCAGTATCAAAATGTTATTGTTGATAATCGTGAAGTTCTTTTTTGAGGATCAGGAAGTGATAaaataaataacaacaaaaaCGCGCATCTCGTTCTGTTGAATCTGCTTATTCAAATGAAGTCACATTTGTGGCAATTGTTAGATAATATTTGTTGATCTTCATGTCTCAAAAATAAGAAATGCTAATGTGGTTATTGTGCGAATGACGCCAATGTGTTCTC contains the following coding sequences:
- the LOC109432494 gene encoding ejaculatory bulb-specific protein 3, with the translated sequence MKIFIVAVLALFALVSAQEEQYTTKYDNIDVEEILKSDRLFNNYYKCLMDEGPCTPDGNELKRILPEALLTNCAKCSEAQRAGAIKVINHIIENRPEQWKALQAKYDPDNVYIEQLRAEAEQTGTTP